A region of the Aphelocoma coerulescens isolate FSJ_1873_10779 chromosome 1, UR_Acoe_1.0, whole genome shotgun sequence genome:
AGCGCCCCGTCTTGCGAGCCGGTGCGGGGGGACGGGGGGAACCTGAGGGGAGGGGGAACGGAGTGGGGTGCGAGGGGAGGGTTAAGGGAGAgtctggggaaggggctgggaggggtttgAGGTCCCTGAGGGATAAATgaagggggggaagggaaacATCGAGGaatgaggggctggaggggactTGGGAGCTGCGggcgggggaatttgggtgacCTTGAGGGTTACAGGGGCTGGGGATGCGGAGGGAGTCCTGAAATCCGATGCTAGGAGTGGTAAAGGGAATATGTGGGCCTGGGAAAAGGGAGTGTGGGATCTGGGGTCACTCTGAAGGATAAATgaaggaggggggaaggggaaacaGCCGGGagtgaggggctggagggggtttgggggctgcaggtatgtgggatttggggtgaccgTGAGGGATGTCGGGgctggggaaagggagggagcgCTGAGGTAAGGGAATGGGGAGATAGCGGGAGTGTGTGGGCCTGGGCTTGGGGTCACTGAGGGATAAATGAAGTGGCGAGGGGAAGAGAGGGAGCCCTGAGTTCGGAGAGGCTGTTGGAGGGGAAGGGAGTTCTCTGTGTGATTGTGGGGATGGACGTCAAGGGCTGGGAGCCCTGAAGTGAGGGGTCTGTTGGcacggggggtttgggggtaaTTGGAAAAGGCTGGGAAAGGGACATCGTATGGAGGTGGAGGGGATTTGAGGTGACTCCCTTAGGGATATAGGTGCCGGGAAGGGAAAGGAGCCCTGAGGAAAGGTGGgcctggcaggggctgtgggaggtgTGGGTGCTGTAGGGGCGAAGCGGGGAGAGGGGAGCTGGGGTGTGGGAGAGCAGAGTGTCTGGGGGGCCTGGGGAAAGCGGGGCCCTGCGTGAGGCCTtcggggagctgggagaggtgggggcattcctctctcctcctgctgcaggtgtTCATCGGCAGATCCTGTTCACTACCCTGGGCTGGTTTGTTGGCTACCAGCTTGTGAAACGCGCGGAGTACATGCACGCCAAGGTGGACCGAGAGCTGTTTGAGTACATCAGGCACCACCCAGTGGACTTCCAGGCAGCACCAGGTACACTCAGCCGCTGTTTTAAGAGACTTCAGCCTGCCATAGTCTGCCAGTTAACAAGTGCTAATGTGTGTAAAGGTGTTGCTGGGCTATGTCTTCCCTGCTTCTTCACAATCTAAATTGCAGCAGTCTGAAGGATTTTATGATGTGAAAATAGATATTGTTATTGAGCTGTTGCTATGCATGGATGACTGCCTCTTCCTCCTAAAAGCTCATTTTAGTATAAAAGTAGCAGAGCCAAAAAAGAAGGATAGACCAAACTTGTACCACTGAAGAAGAAATAACAGAAGTTAGAGATTTTACTCTTGTAACTTCACAGTTGTACTGTCTGTTCCTGTAAAATGCCTGTGCATGTAGATTCAGAAATCACATTATGAATTTTCAGAAAACAAGCAGAACAGGTGAAAAAAGAATTAATAGAAATGGCAGGAAACCTGAAATGGTGCTGGCTTAGAGCAATAGAGAATTGCTCTAAGGGTTTTTGTTACTAAATGTAGTCACTGAGCCCAATGATGCAATGGCAAATTTGGGTGAAAATTGTCCATTTTCTGATACAATACAGTTGGGTGACTCAGGCTGTTGGGTTGTGATCTGCATCATGTTGGAAGGAGTATGTAGATAATAAAATGTAGAAATAAAAAAGTGTTACTACTGAGATCCCTCCACAGGGATCTGTGGAGAGCcctacagaaaaaaagttgtGCATTTATTTACAACAGCAAGCTAATGGTTTGCTGTGGGTAACAAAACTCAGAtttttggtggctttgttaGAATTAAAGATTTAATATGAAACATCTTCCGAATCAATCTCAAATGCTGATTAGGTTTTCCCACCTcttgcagaaaagaaaagaataggGCAGCTCTTGGAGGATTTCCACCCAATTCGCTGATGATTTCTCCAGTGGTGATACGCCACAGGATGAATTCCTGCCATCCTGAGAACTTCGGCAAGGTGGCTGCAACTGTTGAACCGTCCATGGCTTGAAAAATGACACTTTACTTACTTTCATGTAATAAAAGTTCGATTAAATACTTAGTGTTTAATTATTTGCTCTTCTCTCCCATTATGGTTTGTCAATACGTGGATGACTGATATTTGTAACAGAACAATAATTTTGATTAATGCTTTTTACAGTTGTTTTATTTGCAAGAGTGGGAAGTTGTGGGAAGCATGTATTTTATAAAACCCAGAGAACAATTCTGTTAGTTCCtcctttttatttctcactGGCATTTCTCCTGACCCTTGAACATGTTCTTGACCAGCCCCTGTAGATGCTGTACCCTTCGTCTTGCTGTAAAATTAATTCTGAAGAGCTAACAAAAATATATGCTCTCCCTAATTAATGCCATGGCTACGTATTTTATTATTATGTAGTTTTTTCTTTGCTAATAGTGAGGATCCaacctttctgctttctcacttTGTTGTCGGCTTCTGAATCCAAATGCTGAGCACACTTAGGGGTGGAGAGGTTTTgttaatttgggatttggggattcttATTCATTTAGCATTTTGGGTGAAAACTGTGGTTTATCTCTTGTCTGCCTAACACTGAGCCCCTGTCCAGGTCACTGCTCTCTGATGGATATGAAGTCCCTAAGCAG
Encoded here:
- the NDUFC2 gene encoding NADH dehydrogenase [ubiquinone] 1 subunit C2; its protein translation is MVFLPDESRSLPPPPLLNKGSVWLGFAGWMSALLNNAFNQRPVLRAGVHRQILFTTLGWFVGYQLVKRAEYMHAKVDRELFEYIRHHPVDFQAAPEKKRIGQLLEDFHPIR